Below is a window of Tolypothrix bouteillei VB521301 DNA.
TACGTAGAACTTTTGCCAGTAGTTAGCTCTGATTGCTCGTGAAGGAGCTAGGTTAAGTAAGGCTTGATAATGAGCTGTTGCATGAGTAGCAGCAGAACCCTGTTGGGTTTTTGAATTAAGGTAGGGATTGCCTGGGTTTAATGGTGCTCCAATACCACTGAGAATTAAGAAAGCTCCAAAGAATAAAGCTCCACCAATGTGTGCGTACTCAGCTAAATCTCGGACAGTAAAGATGTAACGGCGTACTGGGTCGTACTGAATGGATTTACCAGAACTCCCTCCATTCTGAACAGTCAACCATTCGTTATAATCAGTAAGGAAATCGCCAGGAAGAGCAGTCCGAATTAGAGGCGAGATAAATTGCGTGTTGTAAGGAATTTGCCGCAAAAGAAACTGTGAGATATAAGGACCTTCTGAAACGCCAGGTGGAACAACGTGTTTTGTTGTTTTACCGGAAGGATCGTTTGGATCGACGTAAATGACACTACTCCGAAACAACGTTTGAGGAGTGACAGAACCATTCTGTTTTGGTCCTCTAAATTCTGAAAGTTTGTTCAAATCTTCAACTGCAGCTAAAACTTTAGCATCGTCAGTGTTATCCTGAAGCTTATTCAGAGGAACTTCACGCAGTAAAGCTTTCCAATAAATTTCAACTGCCTCAGCAGCTTGTTCTGCACTATCTACAGTCGGTGGTACTGGAATTGCTATTTGAGCAGCATTAAGACCTTCCAAACTCAGTGCAAGCGGTCCTTGAGGGTTAACTAATTTTCGAGCCCCACCCAAGATGATGTTTTCAAAATCGTCAGGATTCTTGGTTGTGAGTGCTTTAATTAAAGAATTATAAGCATCTAGTTTAACTTCTCCACGCTCATCATGTGGTAAGCCTCTAGTGTCTGTGGCAATTTTGTTAGGATAACGTTCTTCATCTCCATTAGTGGGATGCGGCGGAGTGCCAAAATCAAGTTCAAGTTTTGCTGCTTGCAGACGAACTTGATAGGCTTTTTGACTAAAACCTTCATAGTCAAAGCTATACTGTCCCAGTGTAGTTTGTGCCAAAACGATATTTCCTCTTTTCTTAAAGGAAATAGGTGAAGTTATAATTCCTGTCGCAATCCCAGTTGCTGTAGCTGTTAACAAACCAGCACGACCAAGAAATGAACGTCTATTCAAACGACCCATGGATGAGGGTTTGCGATTTTCAGTCGTTACACCTTGTTTTTGTATTTTGTCGGAAGAAACTCGTTCAAAATTGTGTTCGGATGCCATCTCGATTGTCTCCACACCTTAAGAAGTAAACTATACTTTGTTGAAGACTGTGTATACACATCATTACAGTCTCCGTCAAAGCTGAATTAAACGAAACTACAGTCTGCTCTCAACTACCGTGTAACAGTGCCAATGCTTGTAGATTTTTGCCAGTAGGGCTTTAGCCCACCCTACGCTTAATAATAATCTTCTAGCAGGGAGGGAATCGCGCGTTTAACAAAAAATCGGTCGATTTACCGTATTTTACAGTTATTATAATTTTGCACAAACAAACGTGAAAAGCAATCTATTTTATAAATGCTTGTTAAGCATTAACTGTTGAGAATCCTGTTCCTTATTTTCCAAAACTGCCATACCATCTAAGCAGTATAATGTCAAGTTACTTTCTGTTTTCCAGGGTTTTGACACCAACTTGTAACTGGTACATGAAGGGAGAAGGCGCAAAAGCTTTTAATGTAAGCTTTTTGTTTGTTACTAGTAGTTGGCTTATTTACGCCCCGGTGTACTCGTTAACAAATAAATTCTTGAGATTTGAGAGGTATCAACTATTAAGCAAGAACAAGAATCAAAAATAAAACTTTTGGTTCTCAAATCCAGTCACAAAGTTATAGAGATAGATCCACCACATCACCATAAATTATTTTTTGTCAAGAAAAAACCCTAAAAAAATCAGTTATTAATTATAAGATCATCTCTTCTTAACCTAAAAAGCATACATTCATTTTTGGGTATATAGTACACAGGTTCAGTTTTACAGTCTCGTGAAAGCTGAATTTTGTATAACAGCAATTAGCTTTTAATTTGCTGGGAAACAACCAGAGTTTCCGGAAGTTTTGCTTTGGAAAATTTCGGATCGTTTTTGGCTGCTTGCCTTATAAGACAAATTTTATAAGGGTGAAAACTTAATTCAAGAGGAAACTTCTATCATGTCCAAGTTGGGTCGGAGACAAATACTGCTGTTCTTTGCAGGTACTGCGGGTGCTGTAGCCATCGATCAAATTTTAGGTGGTGCTGCTCATGTTGGACAAGCCAGGGGTCCGCGCTCTCTGAGTTTTACCCCTGTACGCTTGCCGCATCCTCTCGAAATTTATCAAGACAAAAACAGTTTCTTGCCAGAGTCTATCGGTCAAGGAAAAGTTCTGGATAGCTCCAATCTCAATCTAGCCAGTTACAAAGTTATTGATGATGTCGTTGTACCTCCAGAGTACGAGCGTTATGTGATTGTCAGTTGGGGCGATCGCGTTTTCCCTAACAAAGAAGAATATTTCGGCTATAACTGCGACTACACTGGTTTTATTCCTATTGATGGCAGTAATGATGAAGGCTATTTATGGGTGAATCACGAGTACGTAAGCTATCCCATTTCCTTCTTAGCACCAGAGACACCTACAAATTTAACAGGATACCCAACAGTCTTTGAAAATGTCATCGGATTTTCGCTACCTTCGGAAAGAGGCATTGCCTTAGACGGAGAATTTTTATACAACCTCGGTGGTTCTATCGTTCGTATTCGCCGAGAAAACTCCAAGGGTCGTTTTGTAGTTGTTAAAGGAGACGCCAAAAACCGACGCCTTCACGGTTTGTCTGGGTTGGGAATTAACAGCGAACGTCGCGATGGATATGAAAAAATAACTTCTTGGGGTAGCTTGAGCTATCAACAAGGTGATGAGAATTACTTGCTCGGTACTGGACCTGCAGCACGTGAAGTCTTTTCTCTCAGTTCGGATGGATTGGGTAATAGAATTATTGGTACGGCATATAACTGTTCTGGCGGAACAACTCCTTGGGGTACAATCCTCTCTGGTGAAGAAAACTTTCAAGGAGGTACAGATTTTTTTGTCGGTGTAACAGAATCAGTCAAACCTGATGGCACACAAACAGGCTATACTAAAGGAACTGTTGGTGAAACTTTTGGTCTAGTTGGAGAAAAATACGGTTGGATTGTAGAGGTCGATCCCGCAGATCCCCACTTCCGTCCGCGCAAACATACTTGGTTGGGTCGTTTCCGCCACGAAAATGTTGGTTATCGTGCTGAAGCTGGCAACAAGTTAATTGCATATTTAGGCGATGACAGACGTGGCGGACACACTTGGAAGTTTGTCAGTGAAGGGACTATTGATTCAGTGACTGATAAGAGCAATAGCCAATTGTGGGAAGCAGGAACACTCTATGTTGCCCGTTTTAACCCAGATGGTACCGGTCAATGGATTGCTATAAACTCAGACACGCCAACGAATCCTATTAGACCATCAGTTATTTCTTCTGTAGAATTTGACGCTTTAGGAGCCGCTCAAAGAGACGGTCTGTTAAAATTACCCAGACGCAAAGGCATTGCTGAACAAACAGAAGATGGTGGTGCTTTTAACTGCGATCGCAAAAACGAAGCAACTGCTTTACCCGACTACCAAAATAAAAAGCTTTCTGACTTCTACACCAGCCAAGGTGCAATTCTTAGCGATGCTTTCTTAGCTGCTAACTTAGCTGGAGGAACCCCCACAGCCCGTCCTGAAGATTTAGAAGTGCATCCTTACACCAAAGAAGTATTTATTGCTTACACAGATGGTGCGCCAGGAAGCGACGGTTATCCAGATTCGAGAATTTTTCAAGTTGCTAAGTTAAGCCCAGCTGTCAATGCCACCCAGCAATCTGGCGGGCTTTACAAAATTATCGAAGACAGTGAAGACGGTACAGGTACCAGTTTCCGTTGGGAGAGATTTAAACAAGGTGGGGAAGATGGTTCTGAGTTGGGCGCTGGTTTTGCCAACGTAGACAACTTGCTCATCGATCCTAAAGGAAACGTTTGGGGTGTAACAGATATGTCTACTGACACCCACAACGGTTTTAGTCTTGGTGCTAATCCAACTCCAAACACAATTAACCACACAGCAACTGGTAACGTTTCTACCTTTACTGGTGTATTTGGTAACAACTGGTTGTTTGTCATTCCCACCAAAGGTCCTGATGCGGGAAAAGTTATCCCCTTTGCTTACGGTCCAGTCCGTTGCGAGATGACAGGACCAACTCTCGTAGGCGATACATTGGTGATTTCCGTACAGCATCCCGGTGAAAACGTGCCGATTAACGATGGGACTCAACTTAGCCGTACTATCGAATTACTGGATTTAGATGGTAAGCTATTTAACCAAACACGTACACTCCCTCGTGGTAGTAGTTGGCCAAGCAATATTCCTACCGAATATGGTGGTGAAGGTAATGCAACAGGCGTACCCCGCCCATCTGTCATTGGTATTCACCGTAAGGATTCTAAAGGCAGATTTTTCTAAAGGATTTTCATTTGAAAATCCTTAATTTGAGGTGAGTTTAATAAAGTCAAACAAAACCTTACCCCTCTCGAACAAGGAGAGGGGTTTCAAAAGCACGCTTGTAACGTTGTTTTTTCTACAGCAGCGGGAGTATGTGAGGTCTGTCGAACTCACGTTAAACTAGCATTTTGATATTGATTAAAGAGCCAAAAGCCCAATAAACAAAGCTACAGGTGCTGCCAGCAATAGCCACATAGTCCATAACAAACCATACTCTTGGGCAATTAAGCCAAGTACAAGTGGTATTAAACCACCTACTAAACCAAACAAATTATGCAGCGTCATGACTGTACCACTCTGTCCGGGCATTGCTGTATATAACTGCCCTTGAAGAATTGAGTACCAACCGGAATTGAAAAAACCGAGAACGCCAAGAATGATTAATTTGACATTGATATTAGGTACAACTAAAAAAATAGGGTAAAGACACAAAACAATGACGGCACTGAACTTTAAATAATCTAATCCCCGTACTCTTTCTAGTAAAGGAATCAGCAAAAAATCACCAAGCAAGCCAACTCCCAACCACACTGATACAGCAAAAGTTGCCCTTGTATTGGAAGAACCGACTATATCCACAAAGTACAGTGCCAAAAAGCTACCCAAAACATCCAGCATTAAATCTGAAAATTCTAGCAATGTTAACCAACGCAGCACTTGTGGTCGTTTTAACGTCTCGATCGCATTGTGTATTCCATCAGTGAAACTGTACCTTGGTTCGCTAATTGGCGAAAGTGTTGCTTGAGTTGCAATCGGAAATTTCCACAACATTCCTAATGTCAGGACAGTCAGCACGCTCAATGCTAGAAACACACTTCGCCAACTTTGATGTAATGCAATAGCACCGCTTAAAGCTAATGGTCCGATGACATTTCCCACGGACCCAGCCAAGGTCCAACGTGCCATATTTTGCTCGTGGCGTTTTGGTTCAATATCCATCAAAGTCGCTTCAGAAAGACTGACAAAGGAACCAGATGCTGGATAAAACAGGACAAACGCGACTAATAATAACGGAAAGTTATGGCTAAAGGAAATGAGCAGCAACGCGATCGCAAAAGCAATACCTCCGCCTAAAATCAACGGTCGTCGCTGACCGATATCCCCCAATATTCCCAGAATCGGCTCTATCAGACTACTGATAGTATTGGGTATAGTTAGCAGCATACCAACCTGCACGTAGGAAAGATGCAGGTCATTGCGAATCGAGGGCCAAGCCGCACCCCTGACTCCATCTACAAGCTCGTCTAAGAATTCGATCGCCAGGAAGATAACGGTTAATAAAATTACAGTTCTGGTAGTTTTGTTTCCATCTTTGAACGACATCAAGTGATTCTCCCATCCTCTCAATTTGACAACCAACGCAAAATTACGAACAGGTTGGCTGTTGGAGGGGGAACCCACGAACAAAACTTTTGCCTTGCGTGTAAAGCTACAAGCTTGTTAAATTTTTTTTCTTACCAAGGAGGAAAAATCATAAAATCTAAGGTCAAAAAAGGGCTTCCAAGTTTCTGTAGCATATTGTAGTATATATAAGAAGTGGTAGCAATAGGTAATCCCGTTTACTCAAGTAAGCGCTAAGATTGAAGAATCCTTGCAATCAGCCATCTTTAATCCTGGCTCTCCAAATATATGGATCGACTGACTCAGCGCAAACTTTTTTCAGCCCTTTGTCACGGAGCAATATTTTTTAGCTCAACCATTGTCTCTGTAGGTATTCCTATAGGAATTTTGTTAACGACTGACGATACAGTTGTGAAAGACAATGCTAAAGAATCGCTTAATTTTCACATAAATCTCTACATTTATGCATTTATCTTTTTACTATTAACTATTTTTATAATTGGGATTCCATTACTGGTGATATTAGGGATCGTTAGCATTATCATGCCAGTGATTGCGATCGTTAGAGTCCTTGATAATCCGGATTTACCCTATCGTTACCCATTCATTTTTCGCTTGTTTTAATAAAATATTATCGTTTTCAAATTCTTGTACAAACTCTCATAAAGCGTTCGCTCTAAATTTTTAGAAGAGAAATATCAAATTAAAATAATATTAACTTTCCGTTTGTGGGGAATTAATGTCCGAGTGATAGGTTGAATTCTGCAAAACAACAAATGACTTAATGGGATTTGCCAGTCCCAAGCGTCGAGGGAGGAACATGGCTACTTTGTCATAGCGCAACACCGAACCTTCTTGGCATGGTCGATCAAACGCCGTATTTGCCATTAACACTCAGCCTGAGTGGTCAATGCTTGAACGCTGAAGGCTTACTAGATACAGGGATAAATTAATATTTATATAAAATTTGATGATTGCGAATTTATGAAGAGTACCGATCGCCTTCAAGCACTCTTAGCGAATTCACCTGTTGGGACCGTATTACCTGCGATCGCGCAAATTAACCTTCCTAACTGGTGGCTGGCTGGTGGTGCTGTGCGGAATACTGTTTGGAGACAGCTTTTTGGTGAAGACTGTCGGTTGGTTATTAAAGATTTTGATGTTGCCTTTTTTGATGCGAAGGGCGATCGCTCTCAAGAACTAGCTGCTAAAGCAATCCTGACGGAACAATTTCCCAATTACCTATTTGATATTAAAAACCAAGCTAGTTTTGCTCGCTGGCGTCCCGGTGACAAAACATATGACAGTACAGAAGATGGGATTAAAAATTGGTTGCACACTGCTACTGCAGTAGGAGTTCGCGTCAATACAGATGGGGAGTGGCAATTTTTCACACCTTATGGTTTGGATGACTTGTTTAATGGTACTATCCAACCAACAACAGCACACATTGACAATCCAGATGCAGAACGTAAAGCATCTGAGTTTTTGCAAAAATGTCCTTGCTTGCAAAAGGCATAAAAATCCACGAATTTCACATTTACCAAATAGATTCTATGGAATGGTACAACGAACCGCTCTCTTGGAAAGATGAAAATGGTACTGTTAGTGTTACCTCTGGAGCCAAAACAGATTTTTGGCGGGTAACCCATTATGGTTTTATTCGTGATAGCGGAAATTTTTATTATCAAGAGGTTACGGGAGATTTTTGTATTAGTGTAAAAATCACAGGACTTTACCAAGTTTTGTATGACCAAGCAGGAATTATGGTCAGGTTAAACGAAAAAACTTGGATTAAGACTGGTATTGAATTTGTAAATGGCGTCCAGCAAGTCAGTGCAGTTGTCACGAGAGATTATTCTGACTGGTCCGTTGTACCATTATTGCAAAATCCTCCTTCTTTATGGTTGCGTTTGTACAGAAGAAGGGGCACAGTTGAGGTGCAATACTCATTTGACGGTCAAAATTACACTATGCTCCGGTTGGCGTATTTGACTGAGGTAGAAACACTGCAAGTCGGTCTGATGTGCGCTTCACCGGAAAGGGAGGGATTTCAAGTCACATTTGAGGATTTTACGATAGAAACTCTATGACACTTGTGCTATTTTGAAATCTTCACTAGTGTTAGAAGTTACTCGTATCGTCAATAATTTCTCCAGATAAAGCTTGACCTCTGACTCTTTTTGTGGTACTCTTGTACTATAAAAATTGTTTGACAAAGCGAAAAATTACTGCGCTTTTAACTAAAAAAATAGCATCCTTCTTATATCAGCAGGAGAGAAACTAGGAATGAAACTGTCTAAGATAGATTTGAGCAACCTGGTGGCGATCGCTCACTCAGATGAGTACTTGCAATTGTTGATCGATCGAGGCGACGAGTTTGAATGCGTAGCCATTCCTGCACCGATACAAGCTTATGAAGGACTGCAGCAACTGAATGCGATCGTTGCTGACTCTCCTGCACTTCCTCCATCACCGGAATCAATAGAGATGTTAACTGTAAGTTCATCAATGGCTAGCGCCGTAGGATACGACCCACACGAACAGGTTTTGCAGGTCGAATTTTATAATGGAGCAGTCTATCAATATTCTGGAGTAGAGCCTGAGACTTGGGAAGATTTACACGAGGCTGATTCCATTGGCAGATTTTTCAACGAAAACATCCGGGGTAGATATTCATCCGAGCGTATAGATGATATATATTACACGGATGATTGTTGTTAAGTATAAACAAAATACAAAATTTTCGGATTTTCGGCGCTCCTTGAGTCGCTAACTGCTAATTGCTCTTCAGGCAACGCTATTAGCAATTAGCGATTTTCTTAGCATTCGATAACTCCACCAGTCCGAGTGCAACACCCACTTGATGGCAATTATCAATTGCTACCCTTTGCCTGAGGTTCCACAACCTCCAGTAATAACCATGGGTAATTGAACGCATACTGTAGTTCCTATTAATGCGTCAGATTGAATGGATAATTCTCCACCATGAGCATTGACGATACGTTTAGTAATAGCAAGTCCCAACCCAGTACCGCTAGGTTTCGTAGAAAAAAACGGCTGTGTTAGTTTTGAGAGCACATCTGGCGGAATAGGTTCACCATTATTGCATACATTAATGCAGAGGTTACCTCGATCCGAACTGTCTACTTGCCATTTAATCACATCTCCTGCTGAGACTGCTTCACAGGCATTGCGAACAATATTAATAAACACTTGTTTTAGCTTATCTCTGTCCCCCAAAATTTTGATTGTAGCTAACGCCGGAATAAATTCTATTTGCCGTGATAGAGCTTCTGGCATTTCACGAATTGACACAAGCAACTCGCGAACGAATTCATTCACATCTAATTCTTGAAGTTGAAGCACTTGAGGCTTGGCATAGAGCAAAATTTCACTGAGCAGATTTTCCAGACGACTCGCTTCGCCAAGCGCTAGCGATAATCGCTCTCGATCTGGTTCAGCCAAAATAGTTTTCTTAAAATACTTCAATCCCATAATCATTGTTGTTAGGGGATTGCGAATTTCATGCACGATTGTCGCCGCAAATTCACCAATTGCCACCAAGCGTTCCTGTTCTACAAGCTTGGCTTGTGCTGCTTGTAGTTGAGCAGTGCGTTTTTCTACTTCAACTTCCAACAGTTGATTAAATTGACACTGTTTTTGGTAAAGATGATAGTGGTCGATCGCAGTTGCTGCACGTTCTGCAAACAGTTCCACAACTTGGATTTCTTCTTGTGTGAATTCCCGTGGTTGTTGGTGAAAAGAGCAAACCGTACCGAATACTTGACCTTCAGTCGTTTGTAATGGTATTCCCAAGTAAGCTCTGTAACCTGATGCAGGTCTGCCGTACTCTGGATTTGCCACTGCATCCTTAACAGCTAACGAGCGACCATTTTGAATAACAGTGGCAATCAATCGACCGTGTAATGTATAGATACGAGGTGCATCTTCAGCCATTTCCAGGCTACTAGCTAGGATGGTTTCAAATCCCTCTTTGCAAAAAGTAACAACCGTCCAATCTACTCCAATGAGTTCGCTAACTCCGCAGGCAATATTATGCAAATAGCTGCCTAGTTCACCAGTGCGGTAGTTCAATGAGGACAGCCTTGCTATGATTTGCCGCTCGCGCTGCCAAGGTTGTTGCAACAACATATCTTCATCATCAGCTTTACTCGTGGATGCTTGTTGCATGGTTTAGTAAATTTGTGTTAAATAAAAAATTGTGAATTTTCCAGGTATTAACTCTGGATATTTCTATAAATTGAATGATATTCTACTATATCAATTCTAAGATCTTGCAATATCAATACGATCTTTTATATAAAGAAATGTAAATTGATTAAATAGTAAATCATTGATGACAAGTTAAGGCTGTAAGACAGTCATCAAGGGAATTTGTAGAAAAAGTATGAAAGAAAAACTCCTTGGAGCCTCGCTGTTTTTCCGGAAATGGTGTGACAATTAACTGAAGGCTTGATTTTCGTTATCGTTTAACAATACCTTGCATATTGATTTTCATCGAGATGCGAAATACGTAACTGAGTTTGTTACTTGCCTTTTTTGAGAAGCAATATGATAAATAAGAAAAACCGCGATCGAACATCTTTAAAGAAATTGATTTTCACTTAAAAAGTGTTCTTTGATGGCTCTTGCAGTCGCATACGGTCACGCATTGCATTAAATTATTTATGCCTCTACCACTCTGTTATTTCTTGAAAGATTTCTGATAGCTCTTGAGTCAATTTCTCTTAAGAGACTGTCCGACATTTGAGAGAATATGGACAATTAGCAATACTGCAAGGGCTGAGAATTTTTGTACGTTGAACAAACCCAACAAATACCTGTAAATGTTGGGTTTCGTTCCTCAAACGCCACATCGCTCAACGGGGGGCTTAGGGGTCCCCACGAAGTGAGGTTGGGGGGAAACCCTCAGCAATTGCTCCTCTTGGGCTTTGCCCAAGACCGCACTGCCACTAAGACTTTTGTTG
It encodes the following:
- a CDS encoding vanadium-dependent haloperoxidase → MASEHNFERVSSDKIQKQGVTTENRKPSSMGRLNRRSFLGRAGLLTATATGIATGIITSPISFKKRGNIVLAQTTLGQYSFDYEGFSQKAYQVRLQAAKLELDFGTPPHPTNGDEERYPNKIATDTRGLPHDERGEVKLDAYNSLIKALTTKNPDDFENIILGGARKLVNPQGPLALSLEGLNAAQIAIPVPPTVDSAEQAAEAVEIYWKALLREVPLNKLQDNTDDAKVLAAVEDLNKLSEFRGPKQNGSVTPQTLFRSSVIYVDPNDPSGKTTKHVVPPGVSEGPYISQFLLRQIPYNTQFISPLIRTALPGDFLTDYNEWLTVQNGGSSGKSIQYDPVRRYIFTVRDLAEYAHIGGALFFGAFLILSGIGAPLNPGNPYLNSKTQQGSAATHATAHYQALLNLAPSRAIRANYWQKFYVHRRLRPEAYGGLIYHKLINKVDYPIHSEILNSKALAQTFSTFGTYLLPQAYPEGAPFHSSYPAGSASIAGVQVTLLKAFFDENFVLPDPVVPDPNDPTKVIPYNGPALTVGGELNKFASNYVIGRNLGGIHWRSDGAAGLAVGEEIAISILRDERLGYNEKFDGFTFTKFDGTKVTV
- a CDS encoding nucleotidyltransferase family protein, with translation MKSTDRLQALLANSPVGTVLPAIAQINLPNWWLAGGAVRNTVWRQLFGEDCRLVIKDFDVAFFDAKGDRSQELAAKAILTEQFPNYLFDIKNQASFARWRPGDKTYDSTEDGIKNWLHTATAVGVRVNTDGEWQFFTPYGLDDLFNGTIQPTTAHIDNPDAERKASEFLQKCPCLQKA
- a CDS encoding KTSC domain-containing protein, with translation MKLSKIDLSNLVAIAHSDEYLQLLIDRGDEFECVAIPAPIQAYEGLQQLNAIVADSPALPPSPESIEMLTVSSSMASAVGYDPHEQVLQVEFYNGAVYQYSGVEPETWEDLHEADSIGRFFNENIRGRYSSERIDDIYYTDDCC
- a CDS encoding PhoX family protein, which translates into the protein MSKLGRRQILLFFAGTAGAVAIDQILGGAAHVGQARGPRSLSFTPVRLPHPLEIYQDKNSFLPESIGQGKVLDSSNLNLASYKVIDDVVVPPEYERYVIVSWGDRVFPNKEEYFGYNCDYTGFIPIDGSNDEGYLWVNHEYVSYPISFLAPETPTNLTGYPTVFENVIGFSLPSERGIALDGEFLYNLGGSIVRIRRENSKGRFVVVKGDAKNRRLHGLSGLGINSERRDGYEKITSWGSLSYQQGDENYLLGTGPAAREVFSLSSDGLGNRIIGTAYNCSGGTTPWGTILSGEENFQGGTDFFVGVTESVKPDGTQTGYTKGTVGETFGLVGEKYGWIVEVDPADPHFRPRKHTWLGRFRHENVGYRAEAGNKLIAYLGDDRRGGHTWKFVSEGTIDSVTDKSNSQLWEAGTLYVARFNPDGTGQWIAINSDTPTNPIRPSVISSVEFDALGAAQRDGLLKLPRRKGIAEQTEDGGAFNCDRKNEATALPDYQNKKLSDFYTSQGAILSDAFLAANLAGGTPTARPEDLEVHPYTKEVFIAYTDGAPGSDGYPDSRIFQVAKLSPAVNATQQSGGLYKIIEDSEDGTGTSFRWERFKQGGEDGSELGAGFANVDNLLIDPKGNVWGVTDMSTDTHNGFSLGANPTPNTINHTATGNVSTFTGVFGNNWLFVIPTKGPDAGKVIPFAYGPVRCEMTGPTLVGDTLVISVQHPGENVPINDGTQLSRTIELLDLDGKLFNQTRTLPRGSSWPSNIPTEYGGEGNATGVPRPSVIGIHRKDSKGRFF
- a CDS encoding DUF1349 domain-containing protein gives rise to the protein MEWYNEPLSWKDENGTVSVTSGAKTDFWRVTHYGFIRDSGNFYYQEVTGDFCISVKITGLYQVLYDQAGIMVRLNEKTWIKTGIEFVNGVQQVSAVVTRDYSDWSVVPLLQNPPSLWLRLYRRRGTVEVQYSFDGQNYTMLRLAYLTEVETLQVGLMCASPEREGFQVTFEDFTIETL
- a CDS encoding DUF4870 domain-containing protein gives rise to the protein MDRLTQRKLFSALCHGAIFFSSTIVSVGIPIGILLTTDDTVVKDNAKESLNFHINLYIYAFIFLLLTIFIIGIPLLVILGIVSIIMPVIAIVRVLDNPDLPYRYPFIFRLF
- a CDS encoding GAF domain-containing sensor histidine kinase; this encodes MQQASTSKADDEDMLLQQPWQRERQIIARLSSLNYRTGELGSYLHNIACGVSELIGVDWTVVTFCKEGFETILASSLEMAEDAPRIYTLHGRLIATVIQNGRSLAVKDAVANPEYGRPASGYRAYLGIPLQTTEGQVFGTVCSFHQQPREFTQEEIQVVELFAERAATAIDHYHLYQKQCQFNQLLEVEVEKRTAQLQAAQAKLVEQERLVAIGEFAATIVHEIRNPLTTMIMGLKYFKKTILAEPDRERLSLALGEASRLENLLSEILLYAKPQVLQLQELDVNEFVRELLVSIREMPEALSRQIEFIPALATIKILGDRDKLKQVFINIVRNACEAVSAGDVIKWQVDSSDRGNLCINVCNNGEPIPPDVLSKLTQPFFSTKPSGTGLGLAITKRIVNAHGGELSIQSDALIGTTVCVQLPMVITGGCGTSGKG
- a CDS encoding MFS transporter; this encodes MSFKDGNKTTRTVILLTVIFLAIEFLDELVDGVRGAAWPSIRNDLHLSYVQVGMLLTIPNTISSLIEPILGILGDIGQRRPLILGGGIAFAIALLLISFSHNFPLLLVAFVLFYPASGSFVSLSEATLMDIEPKRHEQNMARWTLAGSVGNVIGPLALSGAIALHQSWRSVFLALSVLTVLTLGMLWKFPIATQATLSPISEPRYSFTDGIHNAIETLKRPQVLRWLTLLEFSDLMLDVLGSFLALYFVDIVGSSNTRATFAVSVWLGVGLLGDFLLIPLLERVRGLDYLKFSAVIVLCLYPIFLVVPNINVKLIILGVLGFFNSGWYSILQGQLYTAMPGQSGTVMTLHNLFGLVGGLIPLVLGLIAQEYGLLWTMWLLLAAPVALFIGLLAL